The following nucleotide sequence is from Clostridiisalibacter paucivorans DSM 22131.
AAAAAATCTAGATAGATAAATAAAAGATGAATCCTGACATAAAATAAGTATTAATATTTGTTTTTATGGAGGGATATATATGCATAATCATCTTGTTGAAGATCCTATCTATCTTATGAGGGCTGTAGGAGTTTATTTTATAGCACTTATAGCTGTTAGAATGATGGGTAAAAGATCCATAGGAGAGTTGAGTTCCTTTGATTTTGTACTGATGACAGGTGTGGGACATATAATGAGTGCAGTGGCATTGGAAAAGGATATTCCATTTCATGATGGTATACTTGTATTAGCAGTACTTTCCGCTCTTGAAAATATATTAGCCATTATATCCTACAAAAGTAGAAAAATATCTAAAATAATCTCTGGGAAGCCTAGATTTCTTATTGAAGATGGTAAAATGTTAAAACAGGCCATGAAAAAAGAGAAGTTTAATTTCTATGATTTGAGACAAGAATTGAGAAAATCAGGAGTTGATAATGAAAAGGAAGTAGAAAAAGCTATCATTGAAGCCTGTGGTAAATTTAGTGTAATATTAAAGGAACAGGAAAGTCCTTTAAAAAGAAAAGATTTAGGAATACTTAAGGAAGGGGATAGACCTCAATATTTAGATAAAAAATTTGCAGAGATGAGGGCAGAAATCGAAAGGTTAAATACCAGTGTAAGAAACTTAGGTATGGAAATACGAAATATGAAAAATAAAGAGTAATTATTACTCTTTCATTTTTTGTCCAAATATTATAGCATATAGAAGAGAAAATATGGGAGTTGATCTTTATTGAATAAAAACATAGAATTATTGGCTCCAGCAGGAAATATGGAGGCATTGAAAAGTGCAGTGGAAAATGGAGCCAATGCAGTATATCTAGGAGGGAAATTGTTTAGTGCTCGACAGTATGCATCTAATTTTAATGATAAAGAGCTGGAAGATGCAGTTAAGTATGCCCACATAAGGGGGGTAAGGGTTTATGTAGCTTTGAATATATTGTTAAGTGATGATGAAATTGATGAAGCAATAGACTATCTAGTTTACTTATATAGTATAGATGTGGATGCAGTTATAGTGCAGGATTTAGCTGTCATAAAGATATTAAGAGAGTTATTACCTGATTTTGAGATGCATGGAAGTACCCAAATGACTATTAATAATTCATATGGAGCAAGACTTCTTGAAGAGTGGGGACTGACCAGGGTTGTATTGGCTAGGGAGCTTAGTTCAGAGAATATAAAATATATTCATGATAATGCAAAAATAGGACTTGAGGCATTTATTCATGGAGCTTTATGTATAAGCTACTCAGGGCAATGTCTTATGAGTAGTATAATTGGCGGAAGGAGTGGTAATAGAGGTAGATGTGCACAGCCTTGCAGGATGCCTTATTCTTTGGTAGATTTAGATACTCAAAATATTGTAGATATAGAGATGGAAGAGAAATATATATTGAGCCCTAAAGACTTAAATACTATAGAAGATTTAGACCAAATAATAGAATCTGGTGTTGAATCATTAAAGGTAGAAGGCAGGATGAAAAGATCAGAATATGTATCTATAATAGTGAATAAATATAGAAATGCATTGAATGGAGTAAAGGTATCTGAAAAAGACAAGAAGGATATGGCACAGATATTCAATAGGGGATTTACTAAAGGATATATTTCAGGAGATAGAGGCAGTACATTTATATCCTTAGACAGACCAAATAATAGAGGTATTGAAATAGGAAATGTTACGAAACAGGTTGGAAATAAGACATATATATATCTTAAGGATAAATTAGTAGTAGGAGATGGTATTAGGATAATAGATAATACTGGACAAGAATTGGGTTTAATAATAAATAAGATATATATTAAGGAAAAGTCTGTTGATAGTGGAGAAAAAGGAGATACTGTATATATAAAAGGATTAAAAAATGGTTTTATTGGAGCTAAAGTTATGAAGACATCAGATATAACTTTACTTAAAGAATCAAAGAAACAGTATATATCCAATTCTTTTACGAATGTTCATATGGCAGTGAAAATATATATTGGAAGGCCAGTAATACTATATTTATGGGATGATAATGGAAATTATATAGAGGTAAAGAGTGAAATATTAGTAGAAGAGGCAAAAAAAGTTGCCACTTCTAAAGAGAGGGTTGAAAAGCAATTAAGTAAGTTAGGCAATACTTCTTATAATTTGAAATCTATAGAGATTGATATGGATAAAGGTGCTAATATTCCTATAAAACTATTGAATTCTTTAAGAAGGCAAGCTATTGATAGACTTAATAGCATACGGGTCAATTTTAATAATAGAAAATTATTAAAAAAGGATAGAATTGAAAAATATAAATGTGAATTAAAGGATATTAAGATTGATAAAGCAAATGCGAAGAGAAAAATTAGTGTAATGATAGATAATAGAGAAAATTTTGAAAGACTTAATATGAATAAATTTGATAGGATATATATAAATTTTATCGAAGGATTAAATGATGTAATAGACACTCTCAATGATAATGGAAAAGAAATAATACTTTCCACAGACAGGATAATTGGAGACGGAGATTTTGATTCAATAAAAAAAATATTTAATAATGTAGATTTGAAAAAGGTATATGGTGTATCTGCTTCAAATTTAGGCACAATAAAATTTATAAAAGAAAATTTCGATACTAATATCCATTGTGATATAGGAATAAATATATTTAATAGTGTATCAGCTAAATTTTTAGAACAATATGGTATAAGTAGTATTACATTATCTCCAGAATTGACATTGGATCAGATAAGATATATAACTAAAAGAACTGATATCCCTTGTGATATAATAGTATATGGCTACTTACCTGTAATGACAATGAAGCATTGTCCCTTTTCATTAATTAGGAATTGTAAAAATGATAATAGATGTTATAATTGTGAGTTTAGAGAGGGATTTGGTCTTAGGGATAGAAAAGGAGAAATTTTTCCTGTAAAACGAAATAGTGGAATAACAACTGTATATAATGGTCAAACTCTGATGCTTCTTCAATATATAGATAAAATATATGACAGTGGAATATCTTGTATCAGACTAGATTTCAATTTTCAAGAACCTATAAGTGAAATACAAAAGATATATTATGATTTTAGTAATAATAAAATAGATATTAATGAAGCAAATAAATTTGTAGAAAATTTTAAAAGAGACAGAAGTATAACTAAAGGACATTTGTTTAGAGGAGTATTATGAAAGGAGAGTTTCAATGAACAATAAGACCTTAAGGGCTTTAGAATATAAAAAGGTCATAGACATGCTTTGTGATAAGACTACATCGTCTTTAGGAAGGCGTTTGGCAGAAAATCTATTGCCAAGTAAAGATATAACTGATATAGAAATGATGCAGAGGGAGACTGAAGAGGCATTATCCATGACTATAAAGAGGGGAAATATACCTCTAGGGGCTATATATGATGTTTCTAATGAATTGAAGAGGGCAAAAATAGGTGCTATGCTGTCACCGGGAGAATTACTTAAGATTGCCGATTCTATTAGATCAGCTAGAAATATAAAGAATTTTATAAAGGAAGACAAGGATGAAAAAAAATATAAACAATATGAATTAATAATAGGTATGATAAATGAATTAAATGTCTATAAAGATATAGAAGACAATATCTATAATGCAATAATAAGCGAAGAAGAGATATCGGATAATGCTAGTCCAGCATTGAGGAGCATAAGAAGACAGGTAGATATAAAAAATGGGGCAATAAGGGATAAATTGAATGGGATAATAAATTCTTCTGAGAAAAAGAAATATCTACAAGAAGGAATAATAACCATAAGAAATGATAGATATGTGGTTCCCGTTAAGCAGGAATATAAGGGCAAATTTCCTGGATTGGTCCATGATCAATCTTCTAGTGGAGCAACTTTATTTATAGAGCCTATGGCTGTTGTTCAATTAAATAATCAATTAAAGGAACTGAAGGCTAAAGAGAGGACAGAAATAGAGAAAATATTGTCAGAGCTTACTGAAATAGTGAATTTTGAAGCTGAAGGGATATCTGAAAATCAAAAGCTATTGGCTCAATTAGACTTTATATTTGCAAAGGGTAAATTGGCTGTGGATATGAATGCAATAAGGCCTTTGTTAAATAGCAAGGGATATATAAATATAAAACAGGGAAGACATCCTATGATAGACAAAACTGTGGTAGTACCTATAGATATATACTTCGGAGATGAATTTACAAGTCTTGTTATTACTGGACCAAATACAGGAGGTAAGACAGTTACATTGAAGACAGTGGGTTTATTTTCCCTTATGACACAATCGGGTCTTCATATACCTGCCAACCATGGCTCAGAAATGGCTGTTTTTAATAATGTCTTTGCAGATATAGGAGATGAGCAGAGTATAGAACAGAGTCTGAGTACGTTTTCTTCACATATGACTAATATAGTACAGATATTGAAAAATATTTCTAATAACAGTTTAGTACTTTTTGACGAATTGGGAGCAGGAACGGATCCTACAGAGGGTGCGGCGTTGGCAATGTCCATATTAAATTATCTATACGATAAGGGCATAAGGACGATAGCCACTACTCATTACAGTGAATTGAAATTGTATGCAATAGAAACTGAAGGGATAGAGAATGCATCTGTGGAGTTTGATATAAAGACATTGAGCCCCACATATAGGTTATTAGTAGGGGTACCTGGTAAGTCTAATGCCTTTGAAATATCAAAAAGATTAGGGCTGGATAACTTTGTGATTGAGAATGCAAAAAAGCTGATATCTAAAGAAAATATAGAATTTGAAGATATATTATCAAAAATAGAACAGGATAGAAAGGTCAGTAGAGAGAATAAGGAAGAAACTGAAAGACTTAAGCTAGAAGTAGAACAATTAAAGGGAAAATTAAAAGAAAAAGAAGAGAGATTACAGAAGAATAAAGAAAGAATTTTAAAAGATGCCAGAATAAAGGCCAAGGATATATTAAAAAGGGCAAAATCAGATGCGGACGATATAATTAAAGAGATAAGAGATGTATCTATAGAGATAGAAAAAGAAAAAAATAAAAAAATACAAGAATCAAGGGATAAGTTAAGCAAAGATTTGAAAGAAATAGAGTCAGATTTAGTAGAAGATATATTTACAAAGGAAAACTCTAAACCTCCTAAGGACCTAAAAAAGGGAGAATCAGTAAGGATACTAAATCTAAATCAAGTGGGTACAGTGTTGACAGAGCCCGATGATGATGGAAATGTATTGGTACAAGTGGGAATAATGAAGATAAACGTAAATATAACTACTCTAAAAAGGGAAAAAGACAATGAAAAACATAGCATGAAAGTAAAGACTAAAGGGATGATAAGGTCAAAGGCAAAAGCTATAAAAACAGAATTAGATTTAAGAGGTACTACTTTAGAAGAGGCTATGCTAGATGTAGATAAATATTTAGATGATGCATATATGGCTGGTTTAAATCAAGTTTCTATTATTCATGGTAAAGGAACGGGAGTATTGAGGTCTGGCATAAAGCAACTTCTTAAGGGACATAGACATGTTAGAGACTTTAGATTGGGTAACTATAGAGAAGGTGGAACAGGAGTTACGATAGTGGAGTTGAGGTGATTAAAATTGTTATTGGTAAGTGCATGTTTAGCAGGTGTAAATTGTAGGTATGATGGAGATAATAATTTCAACAAAGATATAGCTAATCTAGTTAAGGATGGAAAGGCAATATTAATCTGTCCCGAGCAGATGGGAGGGTTGACTACTCCAAGAATGCCTTGTGAAATAATAATTGATGACCAAGGTAATAGGAAAGTAGTAGATAAAAATGGAAGAGATGTAACCCAAAATTTTATAAAGGGAGCAAAAGAGGCATTGAATATAGCAAAACGTGTTAATGCAAAAAAGGCCATATTAAAGTCTAGGAGTCCTTCATGTGGAGCTTTTCAGATATATGATGGAACATTTGGTGGAAAGATAATAAATGGAACAGGGATTACAGCAGAGCTTTTTAGTAAACATGGTATAGAGATATTTACAGAGGAAAATTATAAATGTGCATTTGATGAATAATAAAGGAGGCATGAAAATGAGTCGTAAATTAATGACTATGGTAGTCATAGGTATATTAATGTTGGGAATATTAGGCGGATGTAAAACGGAGACTTCCGAGGTAAAAACCATGGGAGATATTAGTTACCAAGAAGTAAATATTGAGGAATTAAATGAGGAAATGAAGTCATGGTATCAAGAAAATTATAAATCTAAAGGTGTTTATGATAATGTATCTGATGACGGACAAAGGTATATATTACTTTCGGCAGGAGAGAAGGAGACAGGTGGCTATTCTGTTGATATTCTATCTATAATAGGTGAAGAAGATGAAATAAAAATTAGTGGAAAAGTAAATGTACCAGATGATGATCAAATGGTAACTCAAGCAAGAACATATCCTTATTCAATGGTAAAAATTGAAGACGATGGTACGAGAGATGTGGTACTAGATGTGTTTGAGGAAGAAAAGATAGAAGTAACTGAAGACATAGAAGTAGAGGGTAGTTATGTTGGGCAGATAGATAATAATTTTGTTGAAATAAAGGTGGAAGGAGAACCTAGAGCATTCATGTTAACTGATACCAGTAGAGATAAGATATTAGAATTAGAAACTGGTGACGAAGTGAATATAGTATATTATGAGAATCAAAATGGACAGCTGATATTGAAGAAAATAGAGAAGAGACAATAGTTATATATCAATCTCTATCTTTAATACAATTAGAGATTTAAATTTCAATAATATAGTTTTATTTTTATGATAAAATATAAAAAAGTGGATATGAATGGAGGGAAAGATATGGATATGAATACCATAAGAAAAAATGCCCGTGATAAAATGAAAGGTTATTGTAGAGTCTGTCCAGAATGCAATGGAGTGGCATGTGCTGGAGAAGTACCTGGTATGGGGGGGACAGGTACGGCATCAGCCTTTAAAAATAATATAGAGTCGTTAAAAAGAGTAAAAATATTACTAAGGACTTTACATGATGCAAAAAAACCAGATACATCTACAAATTTGTTTGGATATGAATTGGAAATGCCTATAATATCTGCACCTATAACAGGTAGCAGTTTCAACATGGGAGGTGCGCTAACAGAAGAGGAATATGCAAATGCAGTAGTGAACGGTAGTGTAAATAGTGGTACTATAGCTATGACTGGAGACTCTGCAGATCACTCTATGTATCTTACTGGTCTTGAAAGCATTAAAAAAGTTACTGGAAAAGGAATACCTATTATTAAGCCTAGAGAAAATAGGGCTATTATTGAAAAAATAAGGTTAGCTGAAAAAATTAATCCTTTAGCGGTGGGAGTTGATATAGATGGATCAGGTCTAGTAACTATGGCTTTAAAGGGACAACCTGTAGGACCTAAAAATAGGAAAGAACTTGTGGAAATTATAAAGGCTACAAAAATACCATTCATATTAAAGGGTATTATGACATCAGATGAAGCACAAATGGCTGTAGATGCAGGTGCAAAAGCTATTGTAATATCCAATCATGGGGGGAGGATATTAGATCATACCCCTGGAGTTGCAGAAGTGCTACCTGAAATAGCAAAAAAAGTCAAAGGCAAAATAACTATATTAGCCGATGGAGGAATAAGATCAGGGGTAGATGTATTTAAAATGTTAGCATTGGGTGCTGATGGAGTACTAATTGGAAGGCCTATAATAATGGGGGCCTTTGGTGGATATACAGAGGGAGTTGAAATGGTATTAAATAGTATGAAACAAGAGCTATTAAAAACTATGATTTTAACAGGCTGTAATAATATCAATGATATTGATAATACTAAGATAAGGATATAAAAAAGTTAGTGGTTAGTAATTTAATCCACAAGATTAAGTGACTGTTTTATACTTTTGTTATTAAACTGAATATATTAATTTAAAGCTATTGAATTATTAAATGTAATATGATATATTTAATAAGCGAAAAATAGGGAAATTCGTTGAAAGAGAGAGTAAAATATATTCTACAATACAGCGAATCGGGAGATGGTGGGAGCCCGACATTGTGATATATTTGAATAGAACTCTGGAGAAGTCTTATTGAAACTTTTGGAGTAAATTAGACCGTGAATCTGCGTTAATGAAAAGAGTGGGTGTGTCAATATACATATCAATGAGAGT
It contains:
- a CDS encoding DUF3656 domain-containing U32 family peptidase; the encoded protein is MNKNIELLAPAGNMEALKSAVENGANAVYLGGKLFSARQYASNFNDKELEDAVKYAHIRGVRVYVALNILLSDDEIDEAIDYLVYLYSIDVDAVIVQDLAVIKILRELLPDFEMHGSTQMTINNSYGARLLEEWGLTRVVLARELSSENIKYIHDNAKIGLEAFIHGALCISYSGQCLMSSIIGGRSGNRGRCAQPCRMPYSLVDLDTQNIVDIEMEEKYILSPKDLNTIEDLDQIIESGVESLKVEGRMKRSEYVSIIVNKYRNALNGVKVSEKDKKDMAQIFNRGFTKGYISGDRGSTFISLDRPNNRGIEIGNVTKQVGNKTYIYLKDKLVVGDGIRIIDNTGQELGLIINKIYIKEKSVDSGEKGDTVYIKGLKNGFIGAKVMKTSDITLLKESKKQYISNSFTNVHMAVKIYIGRPVILYLWDDNGNYIEVKSEILVEEAKKVATSKERVEKQLSKLGNTSYNLKSIEIDMDKGANIPIKLLNSLRRQAIDRLNSIRVNFNNRKLLKKDRIEKYKCELKDIKIDKANAKRKISVMIDNRENFERLNMNKFDRIYINFIEGLNDVIDTLNDNGKEIILSTDRIIGDGDFDSIKKIFNNVDLKKVYGVSASNLGTIKFIKENFDTNIHCDIGINIFNSVSAKFLEQYGISSITLSPELTLDQIRYITKRTDIPCDIIVYGYLPVMTMKHCPFSLIRNCKNDNRCYNCEFREGFGLRDRKGEIFPVKRNSGITTVYNGQTLMLLQYIDKIYDSGISCIRLDFNFQEPISEIQKIYYDFSNNKIDINEANKFVENFKRDRSITKGHLFRGVL
- a CDS encoding DUF523 domain-containing protein, whose amino-acid sequence is MLLVSACLAGVNCRYDGDNNFNKDIANLVKDGKAILICPEQMGGLTTPRMPCEIIIDDQGNRKVVDKNGRDVTQNFIKGAKEALNIAKRVNAKKAILKSRSPSCGAFQIYDGTFGGKIINGTGITAELFSKHGIEIFTEENYKCAFDE
- a CDS encoding protease complex subunit PrcB family protein — encoded protein: MSRKLMTMVVIGILMLGILGGCKTETSEVKTMGDISYQEVNIEELNEEMKSWYQENYKSKGVYDNVSDDGQRYILLSAGEKETGGYSVDILSIIGEEDEIKISGKVNVPDDDQMVTQARTYPYSMVKIEDDGTRDVVLDVFEEEKIEVTEDIEVEGSYVGQIDNNFVEIKVEGEPRAFMLTDTSRDKILELETGDEVNIVYYENQNGQLILKKIEKRQ
- a CDS encoding DUF421 domain-containing protein, which produces MHNHLVEDPIYLMRAVGVYFIALIAVRMMGKRSIGELSSFDFVLMTGVGHIMSAVALEKDIPFHDGILVLAVLSALENILAIISYKSRKISKIISGKPRFLIEDGKMLKQAMKKEKFNFYDLRQELRKSGVDNEKEVEKAIIEACGKFSVILKEQESPLKRKDLGILKEGDRPQYLDKKFAEMRAEIERLNTSVRNLGMEIRNMKNKE
- a CDS encoding alpha-hydroxy-acid oxidizing protein; amino-acid sequence: MDMNTIRKNARDKMKGYCRVCPECNGVACAGEVPGMGGTGTASAFKNNIESLKRVKILLRTLHDAKKPDTSTNLFGYELEMPIISAPITGSSFNMGGALTEEEYANAVVNGSVNSGTIAMTGDSADHSMYLTGLESIKKVTGKGIPIIKPRENRAIIEKIRLAEKINPLAVGVDIDGSGLVTMALKGQPVGPKNRKELVEIIKATKIPFILKGIMTSDEAQMAVDAGAKAIVISNHGGRILDHTPGVAEVLPEIAKKVKGKITILADGGIRSGVDVFKMLALGADGVLIGRPIIMGAFGGYTEGVEMVLNSMKQELLKTMILTGCNNINDIDNTKIRI
- a CDS encoding endonuclease MutS2 encodes the protein MNNKTLRALEYKKVIDMLCDKTTSSLGRRLAENLLPSKDITDIEMMQRETEEALSMTIKRGNIPLGAIYDVSNELKRAKIGAMLSPGELLKIADSIRSARNIKNFIKEDKDEKKYKQYELIIGMINELNVYKDIEDNIYNAIISEEEISDNASPALRSIRRQVDIKNGAIRDKLNGIINSSEKKKYLQEGIITIRNDRYVVPVKQEYKGKFPGLVHDQSSSGATLFIEPMAVVQLNNQLKELKAKERTEIEKILSELTEIVNFEAEGISENQKLLAQLDFIFAKGKLAVDMNAIRPLLNSKGYINIKQGRHPMIDKTVVVPIDIYFGDEFTSLVITGPNTGGKTVTLKTVGLFSLMTQSGLHIPANHGSEMAVFNNVFADIGDEQSIEQSLSTFSSHMTNIVQILKNISNNSLVLFDELGAGTDPTEGAALAMSILNYLYDKGIRTIATTHYSELKLYAIETEGIENASVEFDIKTLSPTYRLLVGVPGKSNAFEISKRLGLDNFVIENAKKLISKENIEFEDILSKIEQDRKVSRENKEETERLKLEVEQLKGKLKEKEERLQKNKERILKDARIKAKDILKRAKSDADDIIKEIRDVSIEIEKEKNKKIQESRDKLSKDLKEIESDLVEDIFTKENSKPPKDLKKGESVRILNLNQVGTVLTEPDDDGNVLVQVGIMKINVNITTLKREKDNEKHSMKVKTKGMIRSKAKAIKTELDLRGTTLEEAMLDVDKYLDDAYMAGLNQVSIIHGKGTGVLRSGIKQLLKGHRHVRDFRLGNYREGGTGVTIVELR